In Nitrospirota bacterium, the following are encoded in one genomic region:
- a CDS encoding class II fumarate hydratase, protein MKEVNVKEEFRTESDSMGPVQVPAKAYYGAQTQRAVENFPISGLRFPRRFIRAMGLIKRSAAEVNLKTKQIEKKLADAIVQAGTEVMEGKWDGEFVVDIFQTGSGTSTNMNTNEVIANRAIEILGGKIGSKSPVHPNDHVNMGQSSNDVIPTAIHIAALEAIEKDLIPALDVLRKALADKAKAFDKIVKIGRTHLQDAVPVRLGQEFGGYATMVAHGIDRVKDVQKRLAELALGGTAVGTGLNADPEFVKQVVKRIAEATGLPFREADNKFEALATKDAVVEASGAMKTLACSLMKIANDIRWLGSGPRCGIGEIKLPDLQPGSSIMPGKVNPVLPEALTMVAAQVIGNDVAVTVGGQAGNFELNVMKPVMAYNLLQSIEITSNVVRVFTERCVKGIEADEKRCEESIEKSLAMCTALAPHIGYDAAAKIAKEAYSTGKTVRQIAVEKKVLPPDRLKEVLDPMAMTHPGVPGGKKLPGGG, encoded by the coding sequence ATGAAGGAGGTCAACGTGAAAGAGGAATTTCGAACTGAATCCGACTCCATGGGACCGGTGCAGGTTCCGGCGAAGGCGTACTACGGGGCGCAGACTCAACGGGCGGTGGAGAACTTTCCCATCAGCGGGCTCCGGTTTCCGCGGAGGTTTATCCGCGCGATGGGATTGATCAAGCGCTCGGCGGCGGAGGTCAATCTGAAGACGAAGCAGATCGAAAAGAAGCTGGCCGACGCGATCGTTCAGGCGGGCACGGAGGTCATGGAGGGGAAGTGGGATGGCGAGTTTGTCGTCGACATTTTCCAGACCGGCTCCGGCACGTCGACGAACATGAACACCAACGAAGTCATCGCGAACAGGGCCATTGAAATTCTCGGCGGGAAGATCGGGTCCAAGTCTCCGGTGCATCCGAACGATCACGTGAATATGGGGCAGTCGTCCAACGACGTGATCCCCACCGCCATTCATATTGCCGCGCTGGAGGCCATCGAGAAGGATCTGATTCCCGCGTTGGATGTTCTGCGCAAGGCGTTGGCGGACAAGGCCAAGGCGTTCGACAAGATCGTCAAGATCGGGCGGACGCATTTGCAGGACGCCGTGCCCGTGCGTTTGGGGCAGGAGTTCGGCGGTTACGCCACCATGGTTGCGCACGGGATCGATCGCGTGAAGGACGTTCAGAAGCGGCTGGCGGAACTCGCGCTGGGTGGGACGGCGGTCGGCACGGGGCTCAACGCCGATCCGGAATTTGTGAAGCAGGTGGTGAAGCGGATCGCGGAGGCGACGGGATTGCCGTTCCGCGAGGCGGACAACAAGTTTGAGGCGCTGGCGACGAAGGACGCCGTGGTGGAAGCGAGCGGGGCGATGAAGACCCTCGCATGCAGCCTGATGAAGATCGCGAACGACATTCGCTGGCTCGGCTCCGGTCCCCGGTGCGGGATTGGCGAGATCAAACTCCCGGATTTACAGCCGGGAAGTTCCATCATGCCCGGCAAGGTCAATCCCGTCTTGCCCGAGGCGCTCACCATGGTGGCTGCACAGGTAATCGGGAACGATGTCGCCGTGACGGTCGGCGGGCAGGCCGGCAATTTCGAGCTCAACGTGATGAAGCCCGTGATGGCGTACAATCTCCTCCAGTCCATCGAAATCACGTCCAACGTCGTCCGCGTCTTCACCGAGCGGTGCGTGAAGGGGATCGAGGCTGATGAGAAGCGGTGTGAGGAGTCGATCGAGAAGAGCCTGGCCATGTGCACCGCGCTGGCGCCGCATATCGGGTATGACGCCGCAGCGAAAATCGCGAAGGAGGCTTACTCGACCGGCAAGACCGTCCGTCAAATCGCCGTCGAGAAGAAGGTTCTGCCGCCGGATCGGTTGAAAGAGGTTTTGGACCCGATGGCCATGACCCATCCCGGAGTGCCCGGAGGCAAGAAACTTCCCGGCGGCGGGTAG
- a CDS encoding succinate dehydrogenase/fumarate reductase iron-sulfur subunit yields MSESKEVVLKVFRGDPRGGEAKEYTVPVGPGMVVLDAIHHIQGYLSPDLSCRWNCKAAKCGSCSAEVNGKPRLMCKTRIDDFPAGEPITVYPLRAFPLIKDLVTDVSKNYEVNKRIPPFTPAKDVEWKMFQPDVDRVQEFRKCIECFLCQDVCHVIRNHGKLGEFAGPRFFVRLANLDMHPLDSLSRLQFLKEEAGLGYCNITKCCTEVCPEDIHITDNAIIPLKERVATRYYDPLRLLWRKLTGK; encoded by the coding sequence GTGTCGGAGTCGAAAGAGGTCGTTCTCAAAGTGTTCCGCGGCGATCCGCGCGGCGGCGAAGCGAAAGAATACACAGTCCCCGTCGGCCCCGGTATGGTCGTTCTGGACGCCATTCACCACATACAGGGCTACCTGTCGCCCGACCTCTCCTGCCGGTGGAACTGCAAGGCCGCGAAGTGCGGCTCGTGCAGCGCCGAGGTCAACGGAAAACCAAGGCTCATGTGCAAAACGCGCATCGATGATTTCCCCGCCGGCGAACCCATCACCGTCTATCCCTTGCGCGCCTTCCCTCTCATTAAGGATTTGGTGACGGACGTCTCCAAGAACTACGAAGTGAACAAGCGGATTCCGCCGTTCACGCCGGCGAAAGACGTCGAGTGGAAGATGTTTCAGCCGGACGTGGACCGCGTCCAGGAATTCCGGAAGTGCATCGAATGTTTCCTGTGCCAGGACGTCTGCCATGTCATCCGCAATCACGGCAAGCTCGGCGAGTTCGCGGGACCGCGGTTCTTCGTGCGGCTGGCCAACCTGGACATGCACCCGCTGGACAGCCTATCACGCCTCCAATTCCTGAAAGAGGAGGCCGGGCTCGGCTACTGCAACATCACCAAGTGCTGCACCGAAGTCTGCCCCGAAGACATTCACATCACGGACAACGCCATCATCCCCCTCAAGGAACGCGTCGCCACCCGCTACTACGATCCCCTCCGCCTCCTCTGGCGTAAACTCACCGGAAAGTAG
- a CDS encoding fumarate reductase/succinate dehydrogenase flavoprotein subunit → MDKYETHPYDVIVIGAGGAGLRAAIEAKSQGASVGLICKSLLGKAHTVMAEGGIAAAMANIDPSDDWKTHCADTLRGGVYVNNWRMAQLHAQEAPERVRELEQWGALFDRTADGRILQRAFGGHKYRRLVHVGDRTGLELIRTLQERTVQLGVDVYMECTVTNLFKEDGRFAGALAYWRESGRLMIFQAKAAVIATGGSGKAYKITSNSWEYAGNGHAMVYDIGAELMDMEFVQFHPTGMVWPPGVRGLLVTESVRGDGGLLKNNKGERFMFKHIPERYKGQISDTEAEAEKWLTEIREARPITARKPPELLPRDIVARAIYNEVKEGRGSEHDGVYLDISHMPAEYVKRKLPSMYMQFKELADVDITKQAMEIGPTMHYMMGGIRVNADSQATNVPGLYAAGECAAGLHGANRLGGNSLSDLIVFGRRAGLYAAEYGKKTPEAKIPDAAVDRAEKELFAPFDRKSGPSPYEVHRELQEVMTTYVGIFRSESDLNTGIQKLQQLREKAKTISVEGNRQYNPGWHLAKDLDTMITVSEVIARGALLRKESRGGHARTDFPKMEDAFSKVNFVAVKDGDKPKVEPKPLPEWSDEIKKLMAEEKK, encoded by the coding sequence TTGGACAAGTACGAAACGCACCCATACGACGTGATCGTCATCGGCGCGGGCGGCGCCGGCCTTCGTGCCGCCATCGAAGCGAAGTCTCAGGGCGCATCGGTCGGACTCATCTGCAAATCACTCCTCGGCAAGGCCCACACGGTGATGGCCGAAGGAGGCATCGCGGCCGCAATGGCCAACATCGATCCCTCGGACGACTGGAAAACGCACTGCGCCGATACACTCCGGGGCGGCGTCTACGTCAACAACTGGCGAATGGCGCAGCTCCACGCTCAGGAAGCGCCGGAGCGCGTCCGTGAACTCGAACAATGGGGCGCGCTGTTTGACCGCACGGCGGACGGCCGCATCCTCCAGCGAGCCTTCGGCGGGCACAAGTACCGCCGACTCGTCCACGTGGGCGATCGCACGGGACTGGAACTCATTCGCACACTCCAGGAACGCACCGTCCAGCTCGGCGTGGACGTCTACATGGAATGCACCGTCACGAACCTGTTCAAAGAGGACGGACGGTTCGCGGGCGCCCTCGCCTACTGGCGTGAGAGCGGTCGGCTCATGATTTTCCAGGCGAAGGCGGCAGTCATCGCCACCGGCGGATCCGGAAAGGCGTACAAGATCACATCCAATTCGTGGGAGTACGCCGGGAACGGGCACGCCATGGTTTACGACATCGGCGCGGAGCTGATGGACATGGAGTTCGTCCAATTCCACCCCACGGGCATGGTCTGGCCTCCCGGCGTGCGCGGTCTCCTCGTCACCGAGAGCGTGCGCGGCGACGGAGGCCTCCTGAAGAATAACAAGGGCGAGCGTTTCATGTTCAAGCACATCCCGGAACGCTACAAAGGACAGATCTCCGATACGGAAGCCGAAGCCGAAAAGTGGCTCACCGAAATCCGCGAGGCGCGTCCCATCACAGCGCGCAAGCCTCCCGAACTTCTCCCACGCGACATCGTCGCCCGCGCGATCTACAACGAAGTCAAAGAGGGCCGCGGCAGCGAACACGACGGCGTGTACCTCGATATTTCCCACATGCCCGCCGAGTACGTGAAGCGAAAACTCCCCAGCATGTACATGCAGTTCAAGGAACTCGCGGACGTCGACATCACGAAACAGGCCATGGAAATCGGACCGACCATGCACTACATGATGGGTGGCATTCGGGTGAACGCCGATTCGCAGGCCACCAACGTTCCTGGCCTCTACGCCGCTGGCGAATGCGCCGCTGGACTCCACGGGGCCAACCGCCTCGGCGGCAATTCGCTGTCGGACCTCATCGTCTTCGGCCGACGCGCGGGCCTGTATGCCGCGGAATACGGAAAAAAGACTCCCGAAGCAAAGATCCCCGACGCCGCGGTGGACCGCGCCGAGAAGGAACTGTTCGCCCCGTTCGACCGCAAGAGCGGCCCCAGCCCGTATGAAGTCCATCGCGAACTTCAGGAAGTCATGACCACCTACGTCGGCATCTTCCGCAGCGAGTCCGATCTCAACACGGGCATCCAGAAACTTCAGCAGCTCCGGGAAAAGGCCAAGACGATCTCCGTCGAAGGCAACCGACAGTACAATCCCGGCTGGCACCTCGCCAAGGACCTCGACACCATGATTACCGTTTCCGAAGTCATCGCCCGCGGCGCTCTGCTTCGCAAGGAGAGCCGTGGCGGTCACGCCCGAACCGATTTTCCGAAGATGGAGGATGCGTTCTCGAAGGTCAATTTCGTGGCGGTGAAGGACGGCGACAAGCCCAAGGTGGAGCCGAAACCCCTCCCGGAATGGTCCGATGAAATCAAGAAATTGATGGCCGAGGAGAAGAAATAG
- a CDS encoding succinate dehydrogenase produces MEAPGYGLTQRKDAWWVAPLVQGSALACLIIYATIVTFLGNNYEWGPYVSPIYSPLLQPSWWPLSPAILIMWIPIGFRATCYYYRKAYYRAYFMHPPACAVQEPWGHNYGGENKFPFVLMNLHRYILIIGLIPLATMWYDVYLAVRFEDGLGVGIGTLVLLANVSCISMYVFSCHATRHMLGGGLDCFAKAWCGKQRHAVWKASSSANEHHMLYAWLSFISVTIADLYVRLGAMGYIPADLDRLF; encoded by the coding sequence ATGGAAGCGCCGGGATACGGCCTCACCCAGAGAAAAGACGCGTGGTGGGTGGCCCCGCTCGTTCAAGGCAGCGCCCTCGCATGCCTCATCATTTACGCCACAATCGTCACGTTTCTCGGCAACAACTACGAGTGGGGCCCGTACGTTTCCCCGATCTACTCCCCATTGCTCCAACCCAGTTGGTGGCCGCTCTCTCCCGCCATTCTGATCATGTGGATTCCCATCGGCTTCCGCGCCACGTGCTACTACTATCGGAAAGCCTACTACCGCGCCTACTTCATGCACCCACCGGCGTGCGCCGTGCAGGAACCGTGGGGCCACAACTACGGCGGCGAAAACAAGTTCCCCTTCGTCCTCATGAACCTCCACCGCTACATCCTGATCATCGGTCTCATTCCGCTGGCGACCATGTGGTACGACGTCTATCTCGCCGTGAGATTTGAGGATGGCCTGGGCGTGGGCATCGGCACACTCGTCTTGCTGGCCAATGTGTCCTGCATCAGCATGTACGTCTTCTCCTGCCATGCCACCCGCCACATGCTCGGCGGTGGACTCGACTGCTTCGCGAAAGCCTGGTGCGGGAAACAGCGCCATGCCGTGTGGAAGGCCAGCAGCAGCGCCAACGAACATCACATGCTGTACGCGTGGCTCAGCTTCATCTCGGTGACGATCGCGGACCTCTACGTTCGACTCGGCGCGATGGGCTACATCCCGGCCGATCTCGATCGCCTCTTCTAG
- a CDS encoding nucleotidyltransferase domain-containing protein, producing the protein MQRMRRKAVDRGALLRPYLTAWRERLARQERLAERKRRSALKEAVDLAKYLARRYSVRRAAVVGSIMRPGDFRAGSDIDLIVWGLAPSALISAWVDVEKRTSFPVDLIAWEHATPRLRRTFLREGRVIFGAGAN; encoded by the coding sequence ATGCAGCGAATGCGGAGAAAAGCCGTCGATCGCGGAGCCTTACTCCGACCCTACCTCACCGCGTGGCGGGAGAGGCTGGCGCGTCAGGAGCGGTTGGCCGAGAGGAAAAGGCGAAGCGCGTTGAAGGAGGCGGTGGATCTGGCCAAATACTTGGCGAGGCGGTACTCGGTTCGTCGTGCCGCCGTTGTAGGCTCGATCATGCGCCCCGGCGATTTCCGTGCCGGTTCGGACATCGACCTAATTGTGTGGGGACTGGCCCCGTCCGCCCTTATTTCCGCGTGGGTGGACGTGGAGAAACGGACTTCATTCCCGGTTGATCTCATCGCGTGGGAACACGCAACCCCCCGGCTCCGTCGCACGTTCTTGCGCGAGGGCCGGGTCATTTTTGGCGCCGGTGCGAACTGA
- a CDS encoding CopG family transcriptional regulator has product MQATAFDEKFDRGEDISRFLDLKRATIVQRVNVDFPSWMVDLLDREAVKLNVSRQAIIKMWIRERLDPSHRLTF; this is encoded by the coding sequence ATCCAAGCCACGGCCTTCGATGAAAAATTCGACCGGGGCGAAGATATCTCGAGATTCTTGGATCTCAAGCGTGCGACCATCGTTCAGAGAGTCAACGTTGATTTCCCATCATGGATGGTAGACCTGCTTGATCGTGAGGCCGTCAAACTCAATGTTTCCCGGCAAGCGATCATTAAGATGTGGATTCGCGAACGATTGGATCCATCGCATCGACTGACGTTCTGA
- a CDS encoding BrnT family toxin, producing MEHFEFDPAKSQLNRERHGVDLEWAQGLWDVTHIIIPAKNVAGENRCLILAKIGGKCYAAVFTRKGETIRLISCHRADRRLERIYESHIQGKEK from the coding sequence ATGGAGCACTTCGAATTTGATCCCGCAAAGAGCCAACTCAACCGAGAGCGCCACGGAGTCGATCTCGAATGGGCCCAAGGCCTATGGGATGTTACTCACATCATCATCCCGGCCAAGAACGTCGCGGGCGAGAACCGCTGCCTGATCCTGGCGAAGATCGGCGGCAAGTGTTACGCCGCCGTCTTCACACGGAAAGGTGAAACAATCAGGCTCATCAGCTGCCACCGGGCAGATCGCCGATTGGAGAGAATCTATGAAAGCCACATCCAGGGGAAAGAAAAATAG